A genomic segment from Aegilops tauschii subsp. strangulata cultivar AL8/78 chromosome 1, Aet v6.0, whole genome shotgun sequence encodes:
- the LOC123496915 gene encoding uncharacterized protein — protein MPPRLVRELGEMEELVEEIVTRLPPDEPGNLLRASLVCKPWRGLLASHGFRRRYGEFHRTPPMLGFLYDWPKTRAEFFPTTDFLARGPDQKHQYSVKDCRHGRVLLSYKDDNQPTFVVWDPMTGGQTVLCHPEMSGASRWQASLLCAADSCSHGDCHSGPSPFVVVFATLDEQEGVATASTYSSEMSTWCSPALTAIAPFEEEMDFYDSPSVLVGDALYFLVFREQEDEVTEDSILKYDLGKSCLLEILLPEEEVERASNNPILMVGEDGRLGIAHLFFYCLSVWWREVDPDGVASWTQRIDIDLKTDLFPLGNF, from the coding sequence ATGCCGCCGAGGCTGGTGCGGGAGCTGGGCGAGATGGAGGAGCTCGTGGAGGAgatcgtcacccgcctcccgccGGACGAGCCAGGTAATCTCCTCCGCGCCTCCCTCGTCTGCAAGCCATGGCGCGGCCTCCTCGCCAGCCACGGCTTCCGTCGCCGCTACGGCGAATTCCACCGAACACCTCCCATGCTCGGCTTCCTCTACGACTGGCCGAAAACCCGCGCCGAGTTCTTCCCCACCACGGATTTCCTCGCGCGCGGTCCCGACCAGAAGCACCAATACTCCGTGAAAGATTGTCGCCACGGCCGCGTCCTCCTTTCGTACAAGGATGACAATCAGCCGACCTTCGTCGTCTGGGACCCCATGACGGGCGGCCAAACGGTGTTGTGCCACCCCGAAATGTCGGGGGCGAGCAGATGGCAGGCCTCGTTGCTCTGTGCCGCGGACAGCTGCAGCCACGGTGACTGCCATTCGGGTCCCTCTCCCTTCGTCGTGGTTTTTGCCACCCTTGACGAACAAGAGGGGGTCGCCACGGCGTCCACGTACTCGTCGGAGATGAGTACTTGGTGCTCTCCGGCCTTAACTGCCATTGCTCCTTTTGAGGAAGAAATGGACTTCTATGACTCGCCTAGTGTTCTGGTTGGAGACGCGCTCTATTTCCTCGTTTTCCGGGAGCAGGAGGACGAGGTTACTGAAGATAGTATTCTCAAGTACGATCTGGGCAAGTCTTGCCTGTTGGAGATTCTTCTGCCGGAAGAAGAGGTCGAGCGTGCCAGCAATAATCCTATCCTCATGGTGGGGGAAGATGGCAGGCTGGGGATCGCACACCTGTTCTTTTACTGCCTCTCCGTCTGGTGGAGGGAGGTGGATCCCGATGGAGTTGCGTCGTGGACGCAACGGATAGACATCGACCTCAAGACTGATCTTTTTCCCCTTGGCAATTTTTAG